TTTTGGCGCATATAGGTCGATTTGCCGCCCATGTTGGGTCCGGTGATGACCAGCATGCGGCGGCGACGGTCCAGGCGAAGGCCGTTGGCGATGAAGGGGTCGTCCAGCACCGTCTCCACCACGGGATGACGTCCGTCTTCGATCTCGATGATCGCCTCGTCGGTCAGGCGCGGGCGGGACCAGTCCAATGCACGGGCGCGCTCGGCGAGATTGGCCAGTACGTCCAGTGTGGCGATGGCCTCCGCGCTCGTCTGCAGGGGCGCGATCGACTCGGCGAGGGTGCCGAGCAGATCCTCGTAGAGTGCCTTCTCGCGGGCCAGCGCGCGCTCGCGGCTGCTCAGGACCTCGTCCTCGAAGCGTTTGAGTTCCGGCGTGATATAGCGCTCGGCGCCCTTGAGCGTCTGGCGGCGGATGTAGTCCTCCGGGACCTGATCGGCCTGACTGCGACCGAGCTCGATGTAATAGCCGTGCACGCGGTTGTAGCCGACCTTGAGTCCCGGGAGACCGGTGCGTTCGCGCTCGCGGGTCTCCAGATCGAGCAGGAAACGGTCTGCATTGCTCGAGAGCTCGCGCAGCCGATCCAGCTCCGGGTCGAGCCCGGATGCGATCACGCCGCCGTCGCGAATCAGCATGGGCGGTTGGGCGATGATTGCGCGTCGGAGCAGATCCAGAACCTCGGGGTGTGTGCCGACCGCCTCGGCCAGGCTCAGGAGCAGCGGGTCGTCGCAGCCCTCGAGCGGTGCGCGCAGATCCGGCAGCACGGCCAGTGCATCGCGCAGCGTGGCCAGATCGCGCGGTCGCGCCGAGCGCAAGGCGATGCGCGAGAGGATGCGCTCGAGGTCGCCGATTGCGGCGAGAACCGTCTGCAGGTCGGCGTGCATGCCCGTGTCGATCAATGTCCCGATCGCAGCATGACGCGACTGCACCTCCAAGCGCGTGCGTAAGGGTCGGCCGAGCCAGCGCCGCAGCAAACGGCTGCCCATCGCGGTCCCGGTGCGGTCGAGCACGCCGGCCAGCGTGTGCTCCGGACGCCCGCCGAGACTCTCGGTGATCTCCAGGTTGCGCCGGGTCGCGGCATCCAAGATCAGGGCCTCGTCGCGCTGCTCGGTCGTGAGCCCGCGCAGATGGGGCAGGGCGGCGAACTGGGTGTCGCGCACATATTGCAGCAGACAACCCGCAGCGCCGACGGCAAGATCCAGCCCCGCGCAGCCGAAGCCGTTGAGGTCGCGGGTGCCGAACTGATCGCAGAGCAGACGCTCGCCGGTGTCGCGGTCGAAGTGCCAGCTCGGGCGGCGGGTGACGCCGCGGTCGATCCGCAGCGCCTCGGGGAGTCGACTGTCCTCGCCGACCAAGACCTCGGCCGGCTTCAAGCGCTCCAGCTCGCTGGCCAACGCCTCGCGGGTGGCGACCTCCAGCACCGAGAATCGCCCGCTGGACAGTTCCGAGAACGCCAGGCCGTAACCGTCGCGTCCCTCGGCGATCGCGGTCAGCAGGTTCTCGCGCCGGTCGTCGAGCAAGGCTTCGTCGGTCAGCGTCCCGGGCGTGACTAAGCGCACCACCTTGCGCTCGACCGGACCCTTGCTCTTCGCCGGGTCGCCGATCTGCTCGCAGATGGCCACCGAGACACCCTTGCGGACCAGGCGCGCCAGATAGGCCTCGGCGGCATGATAGGGGACGCCTGCCATCGGGATCGGCCGGCCCGCCGACTGCCCCCGCTTGGTCAGGGTGATGTCGAGCAGCCGCGCGGCCCGCTCGGCGTCCTCGAAGAAAAGTTCGTAAAAATCCCCCATCCGATAGAAGAGCAACATCTCCGGATACTCCGCCTTGAGACGGAGGTACTGCTGCATCACCGGGGTGTGCGCACTCTGGTCTGGTTTATCCATTGCCTGCAAGGTGCCGAGGTATGAGTCGGAGGGGACGCGGTTCAGACCGCCTCGACCTCGGTCGAATCGCCGTACATCTCGATCCCGAGCCGCTCGCCCACCTTGCGGGCTCGGCCGTCGATCATCGGCGAGATGACGATCAGGCGATTGGCCTTGCGCTCGTGGCGCCGCTCGTAGAAACGCGCCTTGCGCTCGAAGATGTACATCCCGGCCTTGTCGATCGAGGACTTCAGCTCGCAGATCAGCAGCAGGCCGTTCTTGATGATGACGTCCAGCTCGATCTGGTCGGGACGGCCGAACACCTCGCCCGAGTCGTCGTAATCGGTGACGTTGACCACCTGCACGTCGAAGCTCTGCTCCAGGATGGCGGCCAGGGCGTCGCGGAACGCTTTCTCGGATTGAAGCCCCCAACGCGAGCCGAGCGCGCCGATGCTGCGATCGAACTTCTGCGCTTGGGCCATGATCTCGTTGTGCAGGCGTTTCAACTCTTCATGGTTCTCGTCCCAGCGGCGATTGCTGTCCGCTCGGCTTTCCTCCCAAAGGCGACTCTGCTCGGCTCGGTTCTCGTCCCAAAGGCGCCGCCGCTCGGCTTGGTTCTCGTCCCAGCGGCGGTTCTGCTGCTCCCACTTCTGCGCGTCTTCCTCGCGCATGCGTTTGAGTTCGGCCTGATTCGCCGCCCATTTCTGCGCTTGCTCTTCGCGGATGCGCTCAAGCTCGGTCTGGTTCGCCTCCCACTTCCGCGCGTCTTCGTCGCGCATGCGCTGAAGCTCGGCCTGATTGGCCTCCCACTTCTGCGCCTCTTCCTCGCGCATACGCTTGAGCTCGGCCTGATTGGCCTCCCACTTCTGCGCCTGCTCCTCGCGGATGCGCTCAAGCTCGGCCTGGTTCGCCTCCCACTTGCGTTCCTGCTTCTCGCGGTCGCGACGTAGCTCGCCGAGCAGCTCGTAGAACCGATCTCCGGTCTCCCTGCGGTCGGCGTACTCGTTGCGCGTCAACTCAAGCACATAGGTCCGGAACGCGGGATCCTCCCGCAGCCAGGCCGGCAGCTCGCGCTTGATGGTCTCTTTTAGGGATTCCGTGGTCATGTTAAACCGCGCCCAGTGCGGTATGCGATGTGTGTGGATGGGATCGGCCCGGGCAGACTTGACAATCGCTGGAGCTGGCGCGGTTTAAAAAGCTCAAAAAACATATCGTTCTAAACCGTGTCTCCGCTAAGGGTAGTGAATGCACCAAACGTCGAGCCCTTTCGAAAATCAGCAACTCGCTCCGTACGCGGTTTAGATGCCGAGAAGCGATTCCGGGTCTTTTTTCGAGTCGATCTGTTCGGGTCTAAACCGCGTCCAGAGCGAGATGTTCATCTCCGAGTGTGCTCGACGTTTGGTGCACCTACAACCCTTCGCGGGGACGCGGTTTAAAATAACAGATTTTTTAATATCTTAAACCGCGCCAGCTCCGCCGGTCGTCAAATCTGCCGCGGCCGATCTCATCCGAAAACGTCGCATAGCGCGCTGGGCGCGGTTTAACAGAGCGGAAAGCGCAATGATCGCGCGAGGTCGTCTGCATCCGGTTGTCCCTGGTCGTCTGCCGATCCAGTGCTGCCTACGCCCGAGCCGTGACCGGTCGGGATCGTGGCTGCTCCCCTTTGCGCGTCCGAAAGCCCCGAAAGCCCCGGCTCAGCCCGTCGCCAAAGCGAAGGCGACCCTCAGGATCCTGTCTGATCAGCCTTGCGAGCAACCTTCATTAGGGGCTCGATCAGGTCCATCGGTAGCGGGAAAACGATTGTCGAGGTCCGGTCGCCTGCGATCGCCCCCAGGGTCTCGAGGAACCTCAGCTGCATGGCCTGCGGCTCTTGGGACAGGATGTGGGCCGCGTCCTTGAGTTTCTCGGCGGCCTGCTGCTCGCCCTGCGCATGGATGATCTTCGCCCGCCGCGAGCGCTCCGCCTCGGCCTGACGGGCGATGGCCCGGATCATCGACTCGTCGAGGTCGACATGTTTGATCTCCACGTTGGCTACCTTGATGCCCCAGGCGTCGGTCTGGGCGTCGAGGATCCGGCGCACATCGTCATTGAGCTTGTCGCGTTCTGCAAGCATCTCGTCGAGTTCATGCTGACCGAGCACCGAGCGAAGCGTGGTCTGTGCAAGCTGGCTCGTCGCATCCCGAACCTCTTCCACCTGAATGATGGATTTCTCGGGGTCGATGACGCGGAAGTAGACCACCGCGTTGACCTTCACCGAGACGTTGTCGCGTGAGATCACGTCCTGACTGGGCACGTCCATCACCTGGACCCGCAGGTCGACCACCTCCATGTTTTGCACCACCGGAACCACGATGATCAGTCCGGGTCCCTTGACGCCGGTGAAGCGACCCAGTGTAAAGATGACGCCACGCTGGTACTCGCGCAGGATCTTGATGGAGGCGAGCAGCAGCCCGACGAGCAAAATCAGAGGGATGAGATAGAGCTCAAACTCGAACATGGGTAGACCTCCTCATGGCTGTTCTTCGCGGCGAGGCAGAGGCGAGGCAGAGCGGGGCCTCGGGATGCCGCTGTTCATTTCGAGCCCGATTCGGGCATCGAGATCGGCTCGACCAAGAGCGTCAGGCCGTGACGTGCGATCACCCGAACCGGTGTGCCGGGCGTGATGTCGCGGTCGCTTTCAGCGGTCCAGATCTCGCCGTGCAGATGGATACTGCCCGGACCGGGAAAACCCGAGACGGCCTCGCCGAGGGCGCCCGCCAATTCCTCGGAGCCACTGGCGACAGGTTGCCGGTGCGCCTTCAGCGCCATGCCGATGACCACGAAGAAGAGCAGGGCGCTGGACAACGCGAAACCGATGATGAGCGGAATCGAGATCCCGAATCCCGGCACCTCCGTGTCGATGAGGATCAGTGAGCCGATCACGAAGGCGACGGCCCCCCCGACCCCCAGGGCACCGAAGCTCGGAACGAATGCCTCCGCGATCATCAAGGCCAGCCCCAAGAGGATGAGCGCGGCACCCGTATAGTTGATGGGCAAGAGCTGGAAGGCATAGAGCGCGAGCAAGAGGCTGACCGCCCCGACCGTGCCCGGAAAGACCGCGCCGGGGTTGGCGAATTCGTAGACCAAGCCGTAGATGCCCACCAACAGAAGGATGTAGGCCAGATTCGGGTCGCTGATGATCCCCAGGAGGCGGGTCTTCCAGTTCGGTGCGCGCTCGACGACGCTCATATCCGACGTGTCGAGCCGGATCTGCCGGTCGCCGATACGCACCTGGCGTCCGTCCAAGGCGTGCAACAACTCGTCGAGATCGGCCGCGATCTGGTCGATCACACCGAGTTCGAGGGCGGCCTCCGCCGACAGGCTTGCACCCTCGCGAACGCTGCGTTCGGCCCAGTCCGCGTTGCGCCCGTGCAGCTCGGCGAGGCTGCGCAGATAGGCGGCGGCGTCCTGCACGGCCTTGCGTGAGCTTGCGTCCATGGGCGCGTCCTTTCGAGGCGCAGGCTTGAGGGTCTCTTGGCCCGTCTTGGGATCTTCGGCGGACTCGCGCGTGACGGCGTCCGGGTCATCGACCGATGGCTCTTCGCGAGGTGCCGTGTCGGCGGGTCCGGGTTTGGGCTCGGTGCTCGGAAGGCCACCCAACTGCACCGGCGTTGCCGCGCCCAGGTTGGTCCCGGGAGCCATGGCCGCGACCGGGCAGGCGTACAGGATATAGGTCCCGGCGCTGGCAGCCCGCGCACCCGTCGGCGCCACGTAGCCGACGACGGGCACGCGCGAGGCGGTAATGGACTTCACGATCGAGCGCATGGAGGTGTCGAGACCACCCGGGGTGTCCATACGCAGGATGATCAGACCGGCGCCGCGATCCTCGGCCACGGCGACCGCATCCTCCACATAGGCTGCGCCGGCAGGGCCGATGGCGCCCTGCAGATCGATCAGCAATGCCTCTCGGGCCAGGACGCCGGCCGGATTGGTCACCATCAGACCCATGATCAGCATCGCCAACCAGCGTCCGATTCGATTCGGCATCTCGATCAGCTCCTTCGCTGTCTCTCCTCTTTAGGATAGACAAGCTGTCGGCGATTGTGCTCCGCTCGAGCGAAGGCTGATCAGCCCTGTCTGCTCTCCCCGATCTGGTCGCAATACTGGCTGAGGTTGTCCGGCACGCCGGGAGGACAGACGCCGCATTCCCGGTTGCCGGGCACGGCGAAGTCGATGAACTTGGGGTAGGCGAGATCAAGCCCGTTCATCAGTTCGACGAAGGACTCGAGCGAGCGGTTGCCGCCGAGCCGGGGGTTGCGTGTCTTCTCCTGCGCGATGCTCGAGACCCAGCGTCCCTCGTAGTCGTGGCCGGGGTAGACCAGCGTCTCGTCGGGCAAGGCGAAGAGCTTGCCGGCCACGCTGTGATACAAGGCCGTCGGGTCACCGCTTTGGAAGTCGGTGCGGCCGCAGGCGTCGATCAGGAGTGCATCGCCGGTGAGAAGCCGCTCCCCGATCCGGTAGGCGTGATGGCCGTCGGTATGACCGGGCGTGAAGAGCGGGTCGATACGCAGAGTGCCCACCGCCAGCGGTGTCCCTTCCTCGATCGGCACATCGACGCAGGTCAGAGCGTCGATTGCCGGATGCGCGATCCGGCTGC
The sequence above is drawn from the Thiocapsa rosea genome and encodes:
- the mutS gene encoding DNA mismatch repair protein MutS → MDKPDQSAHTPVMQQYLRLKAEYPEMLLFYRMGDFYELFFEDAERAARLLDITLTKRGQSAGRPIPMAGVPYHAAEAYLARLVRKGVSVAICEQIGDPAKSKGPVERKVVRLVTPGTLTDEALLDDRRENLLTAIAEGRDGYGLAFSELSSGRFSVLEVATREALASELERLKPAEVLVGEDSRLPEALRIDRGVTRRPSWHFDRDTGERLLCDQFGTRDLNGFGCAGLDLAVGAAGCLLQYVRDTQFAALPHLRGLTTEQRDEALILDAATRRNLEITESLGGRPEHTLAGVLDRTGTAMGSRLLRRWLGRPLRTRLEVQSRHAAIGTLIDTGMHADLQTVLAAIGDLERILSRIALRSARPRDLATLRDALAVLPDLRAPLEGCDDPLLLSLAEAVGTHPEVLDLLRRAIIAQPPMLIRDGGVIASGLDPELDRLRELSSNADRFLLDLETRERERTGLPGLKVGYNRVHGYYIELGRSQADQVPEDYIRRQTLKGAERYITPELKRFEDEVLSSRERALAREKALYEDLLGTLAESIAPLQTSAEAIATLDVLANLAERARALDWSRPRLTDEAIIEIEDGRHPVVETVLDDPFIANGLRLDRRRRMLVITGPNMGGKSTYMRQNALIVLLAYSGSYVPARTATIGPIDRIFSRIGASDDLAGGRSTFMVEMEETANILNNATAQSLVLMDEVGRGTSTFDGLSLAWSCAVELATRIGAYGLFATHYFELTTLPEEYPGIANVHLDAVEHGARIVFMHALREGPANQSYGLAVAALAGVPTAVIARARERLRELEAGARRHAERDAVQLSLFPPDPEPASPHPLLEAMETIEPDALTPRAALELMYRLKDLSAERANTS
- a CDS encoding PD-(D/E)XK nuclease family protein yields the protein MRDEDARKWEANQTELERIREEQAQKWAANQAELKRMREEDAQKWEQQNRRWDENQAERRRLWDENRAEQSRLWEESRADSNRRWDENHEELKRLHNEIMAQAQKFDRSIGALGSRWGLQSEKAFRDALAAILEQSFDVQVVNVTDYDDSGEVFGRPDQIELDVIIKNGLLLICELKSSIDKAGMYIFERKARFYERRHERKANRLIVISPMIDGRARKVGERLGIEMYGDSTEVEAV
- a CDS encoding slipin family protein encodes the protein MFEFELYLIPLILLVGLLLASIKILREYQRGVIFTLGRFTGVKGPGLIIVVPVVQNMEVVDLRVQVMDVPSQDVISRDNVSVKVNAVVYFRVIDPEKSIIQVEEVRDATSQLAQTTLRSVLGQHELDEMLAERDKLNDDVRRILDAQTDAWGIKVANVEIKHVDLDESMIRAIARQAEAERSRRAKIIHAQGEQQAAEKLKDAAHILSQEPQAMQLRFLETLGAIAGDRTSTIVFPLPMDLIEPLMKVARKADQTGS
- a CDS encoding NfeD family protein, which translates into the protein MPNRIGRWLAMLIMGLMVTNPAGVLAREALLIDLQGAIGPAGAAYVEDAVAVAEDRGAGLIILRMDTPGGLDTSMRSIVKSITASRVPVVGYVAPTGARAASAGTYILYACPVAAMAPGTNLGAATPVQLGGLPSTEPKPGPADTAPREEPSVDDPDAVTRESAEDPKTGQETLKPAPRKDAPMDASSRKAVQDAAAYLRSLAELHGRNADWAERSVREGASLSAEAALELGVIDQIAADLDELLHALDGRQVRIGDRQIRLDTSDMSVVERAPNWKTRLLGIISDPNLAYILLLVGIYGLVYEFANPGAVFPGTVGAVSLLLALYAFQLLPINYTGAALILLGLALMIAEAFVPSFGALGVGGAVAFVIGSLILIDTEVPGFGISIPLIIGFALSSALLFFVVIGMALKAHRQPVASGSEELAGALGEAVSGFPGPGSIHLHGEIWTAESDRDITPGTPVRVIARHGLTLLVEPISMPESGSK
- a CDS encoding MBL fold metallo-hydrolase, giving the protein MLFKQLFEPISSTYTYLLACEETGEAILIDPVLPTWQRDLAEVSKLGLKLLFTLDTHVHADHITSALTLKREAGSRIAHPAIDALTCVDVPIEEGTPLAVGTLRIDPLFTPGHTDGHHAYRIGERLLTGDALLIDACGRTDFQSGDPTALYHSVAGKLFALPDETLVYPGHDYEGRWVSSIAQEKTRNPRLGGNRSLESFVELMNGLDLAYPKFIDFAVPGNRECGVCPPGVPDNLSQYCDQIGESRQG